From Candidatus Zixiibacteriota bacterium:
TGATTTATTTCAACTAAAACGGAAGGTCATCATCTTCGGCGCCAATATCATTCACCGGCGGAGCGCCCGCGGATGCCCCGGTCGTCATCCCTTCTTTTTCGGCGCTACCTTTGCTTCCCAGGAATTGAATCCGCTGCGCCACAATTTCTGTCGTATATCTCTTGTTGCCTTCTTTGTCATCCCAGTTCCGGGTCTGAATCCGTCCCTCGACATAAACCTGCCTCCCCTTGGAGAGATACTCTTTTGCCATTTCGGCCGGCTTGCCCCAAACAACTATATTATGCCATTCTGTCCGGTCCTGCATCACTCCGTCCTTATCGCGCCATTTTTCCGATGTTGCCAAGGAAAAAGTGGCTACCGGCTGTCCTGCCGGCGTATAACGCAAGTCCGGGTCCTTTCCCAGATTACCGATAAGAATCACTTTGTTCACGCCTGCCATATTATACCTTTCCTGAAAATGTAATAGATTGCAGTATATTAATATAACCGCACGGTTTCTCTCTGTCAATAACTACCACACCGCGATATTTTCACTTGAAACAGCGACACCTTAGTATTATTATCTGTCAATTCATGGGTAGAATATTGTATGGAACTTCATATTAACGAACCTGAAACGGCGGCAACGCTCGAGAAATTTCTTTCGGAGAAAC
This genomic window contains:
- a CDS encoding single-stranded DNA-binding protein — its product is MAGVNKVILIGNLGKDPDLRYTPAGQPVATFSLATSEKWRDKDGVMQDRTEWHNIVVWGKPAEMAKEYLSKGRQVYVEGRIQTRNWDDKEGNKRYTTEIVAQRIQFLGSKGSAEKEGMTTGASAGAPPVNDIGAEDDDLPF